The segment ATCTCGGTTTGAGGAAGCGCTGCAGTGCCGTAAAAAGGCCTTCTTACTACTGAAATGTAAATAACCCCCCTTCATTATAGAATATTAGCGGCTGTGGTGGTCGGTTGAAAATCTACATATTTACAGACCTGGAAGGTGTCAGCGGGGTTACCGAGTTTGAAAACCGGTCTGACACGAGCGCTTGGAACACCTATAAGCGTAGACTCTACAGTCGTCTACTGACTGAGGAGGTCAACGCCGCCGTGAAGGCGTGCTTCGACTCAGGGGCCTCCTACGTCTTGGTCAACGACGGGCATGGCTCAGGCTACACGATAGACCCCGAGCTCATAGACCCTAGGGTCGAGCTCATACACGGAACCCATAGACCGGAGTGGCTCCCCCTTATAGACCAAGGTTTCGACGCGATGCTCTTCATAGGAGCCCACTCTAAAGTAGGTACGAGGAGGGGCGTCCTTTATCATACGATGAGCGTGATGGTCAAGGAGATATCGATCAACAACATTCCGCTTGGAGAGATCGGGCTGGCTGCGTTCTACGCCGGAGTGTATGATGTACCTCTGGTTTTTCTATCCGGCGACGAGGCGGCTTGCAGGGAGGCGGAAGCCCTTATACCCGGTGTCGTAACGGTCGTGGTTAAACGAGGCCTGTCGAGGTTTTCCGCGGTAAGCATACCCCCGGTTAGGGCTAGACGGCTTATAGAGGACGGTGTTAAGAAGGCGTTATCGAGGGTCGATAAGGTTAAGCCGTTCAAGATCGAGCCCCCCTACGTCTACCGCGAGTACGTTTTCCGGGCCCCTAAAATAGAGGCTCTCGTAAGCAATCCTGATAGGCTTCCTAAGAGCTACGAACTAGTCAGGGAGGTCCACGCTGAAACAGCCGAGCAACTAGTGAAGAGAGTTTGGCATCGATGCGTTTAACCAGGCAAGATGTCTAGCTATAATCCGTAAGACTTCAGCGGTCTGAGAGGTTGGTCTAGCTAAAATTATTGAGGATAAAGCTTTCTAAGCGGCTTCCACTTCTACTGTGTTTCCAAGCCTGTTGTCGAAGCATATGAACAGCCGCTCTCCCCTTTGAATCCAAGTGTTCGGACGAAGCTTGTCTACGCTTTTTTCAAGCTTCATAACCGTTTCAGATGTCTTAGCCTCTCTCCATCCACTTCTGAAACTGCCCTTCGCCAGGTAGACCTCATCGACCTTAAAGCCGCAGTTGAAGCTCACGGTTAGGTCGGCGCATGGAAACCTGTTATCTATAAACACCCTCAAATGGTTTGAGCTTTTATCTACGTGGATATCCAACGTCTTCGAAGCCGCATAGTAGCATGCTATTTCGCTCAGCCTCATCCATAAAATCCTGTCTCCAAGTAGGGTGTTTACGCGTTTCAAGACTTCTTCCATAACCGCTAGCCCATGTCTGGTGTCGTTCGACCATAGACTGTTCCAGTGCGTATGGAAAACTACGTAGCTTCCCGCGTTCAACAATTCTACGAGCCGTCCGGCTTTTCCGTCACCAGTTATATAGTAGTCAGCATACTCCAGAAGCCTCTTTCTGCTCCAGCTCTTTCTAGACTCCGGGGTCATGGTATTCCAGATCACGTCGTCGTTTCCACTTACTATGCTCACGACAGCTTCGCCCCTATACTTATCCAAGTAAGCCAGTCTCGGATAGACCACGTAGGACCGTTCGTCTACTTTGAGAAAATACCACGCGAGCCCGGCTCCGTAGACCCTTTTAACCGCGTTCAACACGGCTCTAGCGTACTCAGCCTCCACGTCTATCCCGAAGGCTCCTGGAGACGTAACACCGTTTGTCTCGAACCCTAGCTTCTTAAGGGTTTCCAATGCTTTAACTATGTAGGGGGTTAAGGTCTCAGCTGTCTGCTGGCTGGCCCAGGTCTGCTCGTGCATCGGTAGAAGCTCGCCTGTTTTGAGGTCGACCGCGTTTGTGTGAGTTATCATCTCAGGCGTTATGTCGAACAGAGGAGCCACCTCATCCTTGACAAGTCTGACCCAGCGTTCGACCCCCTCCCTAGGGTATCCTCGTAGGCCTTCGTCTAAGTAACCTTGACCGGCGGGGTTCGGGATCACGCTGAACTTTCCTTTAACAGGCCACTTTTTAACTACCGATATGAAGTCTTCTAGGAAGTCGTTAGGTATGGTTTTGAACTCTTCGTAGTAGTCGGGATATTTTGGGTTCAAGTACCTCTTGAGATAGTAGAGGTGGTTAACGTAAGGCGCCGGGTCGTCGATTATAAGCGCTATAGGGGTCTTCAGCCTCGGGAACTCGACCCTGAAGTCGAACATGGTGGGTACACCTTAGACGAGAGACTCCGCGTTTTTATAGAATATCCTTTCGAGGTCTTCGTCTGACACACCT is part of the Candidatus Bathyarchaeota archaeon genome and harbors:
- a CDS encoding M55 family metallopeptidase, whose protein sequence is MKIYIFTDLEGVSGVTEFENRSDTSAWNTYKRRLYSRLLTEEVNAAVKACFDSGASYVLVNDGHGSGYTIDPELIDPRVELIHGTHRPEWLPLIDQGFDAMLFIGAHSKVGTRRGVLYHTMSVMVKEISINNIPLGEIGLAAFYAGVYDVPLVFLSGDEAACREAEALIPGVVTVVVKRGLSRFSAVSIPPVRARRLIEDGVKKALSRVDKVKPFKIEPPYVYREYVFRAPKIEALVSNPDRLPKSYELVREVHAETAEQLVKRVWHRCV